A stretch of Triticum aestivum cultivar Chinese Spring chromosome 1D, IWGSC CS RefSeq v2.1, whole genome shotgun sequence DNA encodes these proteins:
- the LOC123182225 gene encoding uracil phosphoribosyltransferase — translation MPSPATATAAAAGAPLHRRPCAPRRLVQASSCSLASRALVEPARHAAPAPLLVRRPRPSLAVARAASPDAATGSSRSPASGGQMLVFVPPHPLIKHWVSVLRNEQTPCAVFRSAMAELGRLLIYEACRDWLPTITGEIQTPVAVSSVEFIDPREPVMVVPILRAGLALAENASSILPATKTYHLGLRRDEETLQPSVYLNNLPEKIPEGTRVLVIDPMLATGGTIVAAIDLLVDRGVTSKQIKVVSAVAAPPALQKLSNKFPGLHVYAGMIDSEVDERGYIVPGLGDAGDRSFNT, via the exons ATGCCGTCGCCCGCCACGGCCACGGCCGCGGCCGCGGGAGCGCCTCTCCATCGCCGACCGTGCGCGCCGCGACGCCTCGTGCAAGCCTCCTCTTGCTCCCTCGCCTCCCGCGCGCTCGTCGAACCGGCGCGCCACGCCGCCCCGGCCCCGCTGCTCGTCCGCAGGCCCCGGCCGTCTCTGGCGGTGGCGAGGGCGGCGAGCCCCGACGCCGCCACCGGTTCATCGCGGTCTCCCGCCTCCGGCGGCCAGATGCTG GTGTTCGTCCCGCCGCACCCACTGATAAAGCACTGGGTCTCCGTCCTGCGCAACGAGCAGACGCCCTGCGCCGTCTTCC GGAGTGCTATGGCAGAGCTTGGTCGTCTCCTCATATATGAAGCCTGCAGGGATTGGCTG CCTACAATCACAGGAGAAATCCAAACACCCGTAGCTGTTTCAAGTGTTGAATTCATTGATCCAAGGGAGCCTGTTATG GTTGTTCCAATTCTGAGAGCTGGTCTTGCTCTAGCTGAAAACGCCTCATCGATTTTGCCAGCCACCAAGACTTATCACCTTG GACTTCGTAGGGATGAAGAAACACTTCAACCTTCAGTATATCTCAACAA CTTGCCAGAAAAGATTCCAGAGGGGACTCGTGTGCTAGTTATTGATCCAATGCTGGCCACCG GTGGGACAATCGTTGCTGCTATTGACTTGTTGGTTGACCGTGGAGTTACAAGCAAACAAATTAAAGTT GTATCAGCTGTTGCAGCACCTCCTGCGCTACAAAAGCTCAGCAACAAGTTCCCTGG GCTCCATGTGTACGCCGGGATGATCGATTCTGAAGTAGATGAGAGAGG GTACATAGTTCCTGGGTTGGGAGATGCTGGTGATAGAAGCTTTAATACATAA